A window of the Citrus sinensis cultivar Valencia sweet orange chromosome 9, DVS_A1.0, whole genome shotgun sequence genome harbors these coding sequences:
- the LOC102613229 gene encoding glycine-rich cell wall structural protein-like isoform X5, protein MGRLFKYAGVMILVLVLVIGISECRRLEEDEVSKASGVGFGGGSGVGGGSGGLGTGGGFGSGVGGGQGGGSGGGTGGGIGGGNGVGGGQGSGFGGGSGSGIGGGSGGIGGGQGGGVGSGGGAGGGVGGGNSGGGYGGGNGGGVGGGNGGGYGGGNGGGAGGGNGGGFGGGNGGGNGGGNGGGFGGGNGGGNGGGFGGGNGGGFGGGNGQGGGFGGAGAGAGGGGGSGGGSGGGVGGGFESKF, encoded by the exons ATGGGGAGGCTTTTTAAGTATGCTGGTGTGATGATTCTGGTGTTGGTATTGGTGATTGGAATTTCGGAATGTAGGAGACTTGAGGAAGATGAGGTTTCTAAAGCCTCCGGAGTTGGTTTTGGTGGTGGAAGTGGTGTAGGAGGAGGTAGTGGAGGCCTTGGAACCGGCGGAGGATTCGGTAGTGGTGTTGGAGGTGGACAAGGCGGTGGTTCAGGTGGAGGTACTGGTGGCGGGATAGGAGGTGGTAATGGTGTTGGAGGTGGACAAG GTAGTGGTTTTGGTGGGGGTTCCGGTAGCGGGATAGGAGGTGGTAGTGGTGGCATTGGAGGTGGACAAGGTGGTGGAGTAGGAAGTGGAGGAGGTGCTGGTGGGGGCGTTGGGGGTGGAAACAGTGGTGGTGGCTATGGAGGCGGCAATGGCGGCGGTGTTGGGGGTGGAAACGGTGGTGGCTATGGAGGCGGCAATGGCGGCGGTGCTGGAGGTGGAAATGGTGGTGGTTTTGGAGGCGGCAATGGCGGTGGTAATGGTGGTGGAAATGGTGGTGGCTTTGGAGGAGGCAATGGGGGTGGAAATGGTGGCGGCTTTGGGGGCGGCAATGGCGGTGGGTTTGGAGGTGGAAATGGACAAGGTGGTGGCTTTGGAGGTGCCGGTGCCGGTGCCGGTGGAGGAGGTGGTTCTGGAGGTGGAAGTGGAGGTGGTGTTGGCGGAGGATTTGAAAGcaagttttaa
- the LOC102613229 gene encoding glycine-rich cell wall structural protein-like isoform X1, with translation MGRLFKYAGVMILVLVLVIGISECRRLEEDEVSKASGVGFGGGSGVGGGSGGLGTGGGFGSGVGGGQGGGSGGGTGGGIGGGSGVGGGQGGGYGGGNGGGIGGGNYGGGSGVGGGQGGGYGGGNGGGIGGGNYGGGSGVGGGQGSGYGGGNGGGIGGGNYGGGSGIGGGQGSGFGGGSGSGIGGGSGGIGGGQGGGVGSGGGAGGGVGGGNSGGGYGGGNGGGVGGGNGGGYGGGNGGGAGGGNGGGFGGGNGGGNGGGNGGGFGGGNGGGNGGGFGGGNGGGFGGGNGQGGGFGGAGAGAGGGGGSGGGSGGGVGGGFESKF, from the exons ATGGGGAGGCTTTTTAAGTATGCTGGTGTGATGATTCTGGTGTTGGTATTGGTGATTGGAATTTCGGAATGTAGGAGACTTGAGGAAGATGAGGTTTCTAAAGCCTCCGGAGTTGGTTTTGGTGGTGGAAGTGGTGTAGGAGGAGGTAGTGGAGGCCTTGGAACCGGCGGAGGATTCGGTAGTGGTGTTGGAGGTGGACAAGGCGGTGGTTCAGGTGGAGGTACTGGTGGCGGGATAGGAG GTGGTAGTGGTGTCGGAGGCGGACAAGGTGGTGGTTACGGTGGGGGTAACGGTGGAGGGATAGGAGGTGGTAATTACGGTGGTGGCAGTGGTGTTGGAGGCGGACAAGGTGGTGGTTACGGTGGGGGAAACGGTGGAGGGATAGGAGGTGGTAATTACGGTGGTGGCAGTGGTGTTGGAGGTGGACAAGGTAGTGGTTACGGTGGGGGTAACGGTGGAGGGATAGGAGGTGGTAATTACGGCGGTGGCAGTGGTATTGGTGGTGGACAAGGTAGTGGTTTTGGTGGGGGTTCCGGTAGCGGGATAGGAGGTGGTAGTGGTGGCATTGGAGGTGGACAAGGTGGTGGAGTAGGAAGTGGAGGAGGTGCTGGTGGGGGCGTTGGGGGTGGAAACAGTGGTGGTGGCTATGGAGGCGGCAATGGCGGCGGTGTTGGGGGTGGAAACGGTGGTGGCTATGGAGGCGGCAATGGCGGCGGTGCTGGAGGTGGAAATGGTGGTGGTTTTGGAGGCGGCAATGGCGGTGGTAATGGTGGTGGAAATGGTGGTGGCTTTGGAGGAGGCAATGGGGGTGGAAATGGTGGCGGCTTTGGGGGCGGCAATGGCGGTGGGTTTGGAGGTGGAAATGGACAAGGTGGTGGCTTTGGAGGTGCCGGTGCCGGTGCCGGTGGAGGAGGTGGTTCTGGAGGTGGAAGTGGAGGTGGTGTTGGCGGAGGATTTGAAAGcaagttttaa
- the LOC102613229 gene encoding glycine-rich cell wall structural protein-like isoform X3 yields MGRLFKYAGVMILVLVLVIGISECRRLEEDEVSKASGVGFGGGSGVGGGSGGLGTGGGFGSGVGGGQGGGSGGGTGGGIGGGSGVGGGQGGGYGGGNGGGIGGGNYGGGSGVGGGQGSGYGGGNGGGIGGGNYGGGSGIGGGQGSGFGGGSGSGIGGGSGGIGGGQGGGVGSGGGAGGGVGGGNSGGGYGGGNGGGVGGGNGGGYGGGNGGGAGGGNGGGFGGGNGGGNGGGNGGGFGGGNGGGNGGGFGGGNGGGFGGGNGQGGGFGGAGAGAGGGGGSGGGSGGGVGGGFESKF; encoded by the exons ATGGGGAGGCTTTTTAAGTATGCTGGTGTGATGATTCTGGTGTTGGTATTGGTGATTGGAATTTCGGAATGTAGGAGACTTGAGGAAGATGAGGTTTCTAAAGCCTCCGGAGTTGGTTTTGGTGGTGGAAGTGGTGTAGGAGGAGGTAGTGGAGGCCTTGGAACCGGCGGAGGATTCGGTAGTGGTGTTGGAGGTGGACAAGGCGGTGGTTCAGGTGGAGGTACTGGTGGCGGGATAGGAG GTGGTAGTGGTGTCGGAGGCGGACAAGGTGGTGGTTACGGTGGGGGTAACGGTGGAGGGATAGGAG GTGGTAATTACGGTGGTGGCAGTGGTGTTGGAGGTGGACAAGGTAGTGGTTACGGTGGGGGTAACGGTGGAGGGATAGGAGGTGGTAATTACGGCGGTGGCAGTGGTATTGGTGGTGGACAAGGTAGTGGTTTTGGTGGGGGTTCCGGTAGCGGGATAGGAGGTGGTAGTGGTGGCATTGGAGGTGGACAAGGTGGTGGAGTAGGAAGTGGAGGAGGTGCTGGTGGGGGCGTTGGGGGTGGAAACAGTGGTGGTGGCTATGGAGGCGGCAATGGCGGCGGTGTTGGGGGTGGAAACGGTGGTGGCTATGGAGGCGGCAATGGCGGCGGTGCTGGAGGTGGAAATGGTGGTGGTTTTGGAGGCGGCAATGGCGGTGGTAATGGTGGTGGAAATGGTGGTGGCTTTGGAGGAGGCAATGGGGGTGGAAATGGTGGCGGCTTTGGGGGCGGCAATGGCGGTGGGTTTGGAGGTGGAAATGGACAAGGTGGTGGCTTTGGAGGTGCCGGTGCCGGTGCCGGTGGAGGAGGTGGTTCTGGAGGTGGAAGTGGAGGTGGTGTTGGCGGAGGATTTGAAAGcaagttttaa
- the LOC102613229 gene encoding glycine-rich cell wall structural protein-like isoform X2, with the protein MGRLFKYAGVMILVLVLVIGISECRRLEEDEVSKASGVGFGGGSGVGGGSGGLGTGGGFGSGVGGGQGGGSGGGTGGGIGGGSGVGGGQGGGYGGGNGGGIGGGNYGGGSGVGGGQGGGYGGGNGGGIGGGNYGGGSGVGGGQGSGYGGGNGGGIGGGNYGGGSGIGGGQGSGFGGGSGSGIGGGSGGIGGGQGGGVGSGGGAGGGVGGGNSGGGYGGGNGGGVGGGNGGGYGGGNGGGAGGGNGGGFGGGNGGGNGGGNGGGFGGGNGGGFGGGNGQGGGFGGAGAGAGGGGGSGGGSGGGVGGGFESKF; encoded by the exons ATGGGGAGGCTTTTTAAGTATGCTGGTGTGATGATTCTGGTGTTGGTATTGGTGATTGGAATTTCGGAATGTAGGAGACTTGAGGAAGATGAGGTTTCTAAAGCCTCCGGAGTTGGTTTTGGTGGTGGAAGTGGTGTAGGAGGAGGTAGTGGAGGCCTTGGAACCGGCGGAGGATTCGGTAGTGGTGTTGGAGGTGGACAAGGCGGTGGTTCAGGTGGAGGTACTGGTGGCGGGATAGGAG GTGGTAGTGGTGTCGGAGGCGGACAAGGTGGTGGTTACGGTGGGGGTAACGGTGGAGGGATAGGAGGTGGTAATTACGGTGGTGGCAGTGGTGTTGGAGGCGGACAAGGTGGTGGTTACGGTGGGGGAAACGGTGGAGGGATAGGAGGTGGTAATTACGGTGGTGGCAGTGGTGTTGGAGGTGGACAAGGTAGTGGTTACGGTGGGGGTAACGGTGGAGGGATAGGAGGTGGTAATTACGGCGGTGGCAGTGGTATTGGTGGTGGACAAGGTAGTGGTTTTGGTGGGGGTTCCGGTAGCGGGATAGGAGGTGGTAGTGGTGGCATTGGAGGTGGACAAGGTGGTGGAGTAGGAAGTGGAGGAGGTGCTGGTGGGGGCGTTGGGGGTGGAAACAGTGGTGGTGGCTATGGAGGCGGCAATGGCGGCGGTGTTGGGGGTGGAAACGGTGGTGGCTATGGAGGCGGCAATGGCGGCGGTGCTGGAGGTGGAAATGGTGGTGGTTTTGGAGGCGGCAATGGCGGTG GCAATGGGGGTGGAAATGGTGGCGGCTTTGGGGGCGGCAATGGCGGTGGGTTTGGAGGTGGAAATGGACAAGGTGGTGGCTTTGGAGGTGCCGGTGCCGGTGCCGGTGGAGGAGGTGGTTCTGGAGGTGGAAGTGGAGGTGGTGTTGGCGGAGGATTTGAAAGcaagttttaa
- the LOC102613229 gene encoding glycine-rich cell wall structural protein-like isoform X4 — protein MGRLFKYAGVMILVLVLVIGISECRRLEEDEVSKASGVGFGGGSGVGGGSGGLGTGGGFGSGVGGGQGGGSGGGTGGGIGGGNYGGGSGVGGGQGSGYGGGNGGGIGGGNYGGGSGIGGGQGSGFGGGSGSGIGGGSGGIGGGQGGGVGSGGGAGGGVGGGNSGGGYGGGNGGGVGGGNGGGYGGGNGGGAGGGNGGGFGGGNGGGNGGGNGGGFGGGNGGGNGGGFGGGNGGGFGGGNGQGGGFGGAGAGAGGGGGSGGGSGGGVGGGFESKF, from the exons ATGGGGAGGCTTTTTAAGTATGCTGGTGTGATGATTCTGGTGTTGGTATTGGTGATTGGAATTTCGGAATGTAGGAGACTTGAGGAAGATGAGGTTTCTAAAGCCTCCGGAGTTGGTTTTGGTGGTGGAAGTGGTGTAGGAGGAGGTAGTGGAGGCCTTGGAACCGGCGGAGGATTCGGTAGTGGTGTTGGAGGTGGACAAGGCGGTGGTTCAGGTGGAGGTACTGGTGGCGGGATAGGAG GTGGTAATTACGGTGGTGGCAGTGGTGTTGGAGGTGGACAAGGTAGTGGTTACGGTGGGGGTAACGGTGGAGGGATAGGAGGTGGTAATTACGGCGGTGGCAGTGGTATTGGTGGTGGACAAGGTAGTGGTTTTGGTGGGGGTTCCGGTAGCGGGATAGGAGGTGGTAGTGGTGGCATTGGAGGTGGACAAGGTGGTGGAGTAGGAAGTGGAGGAGGTGCTGGTGGGGGCGTTGGGGGTGGAAACAGTGGTGGTGGCTATGGAGGCGGCAATGGCGGCGGTGTTGGGGGTGGAAACGGTGGTGGCTATGGAGGCGGCAATGGCGGCGGTGCTGGAGGTGGAAATGGTGGTGGTTTTGGAGGCGGCAATGGCGGTGGTAATGGTGGTGGAAATGGTGGTGGCTTTGGAGGAGGCAATGGGGGTGGAAATGGTGGCGGCTTTGGGGGCGGCAATGGCGGTGGGTTTGGAGGTGGAAATGGACAAGGTGGTGGCTTTGGAGGTGCCGGTGCCGGTGCCGGTGGAGGAGGTGGTTCTGGAGGTGGAAGTGGAGGTGGTGTTGGCGGAGGATTTGAAAGcaagttttaa
- the LOC102613515 gene encoding QWRF motif-containing protein 7, which produces MQSITYTRGRQPPASTPPSPSPSLLRSRSGTPAGESRTCNNSLTNSKQNLNTSRSKSTTRSRIHNNEENVNPSTIINACMQKKVKDQRSSKNIKDNKNGFGRLLQRGSPRNNYISDHAVAKSTKVKSVTSSPSAWALSPGRSSPCMVRPESSPENGARRVKSRGIGGGVTGFLNYFRQKKVPPAQEEEYHRFRVLHNRLLQYRFANARAEAAAASLKTAAEGKIFGVWLRVLRMRNLILEKKIEVQKFQHEIKLCQIVNPQIRLLNDWAKLEGKNIEAVGRVTRKLSALCVKIPCDDDVQADVKSIYEAMSTASQVMNGIEATITKFLLPQGERILYMLTELVSTVALEEECLEELDTIVASISPLTVSPLLD; this is translated from the exons ATGCAGAGCATCACTTACACCCGCGGCCGGCAGCCACCCGCATCTACACCTCCATCGCCATCGCCAAGCCTACTACGTAGCAGAAGCGGAACTCCGGCCGGTGAAAGCCGCACGTGCAATAATTCTCTGACAAACTctaaacaaaatttgaatacGAGCCGTTCAAAATCAACTACAAGATCAAGGATACACAACAACGAAGAGAATGTCAACCCCTCAACGATTATTaatgcatgcatgcaaaagaaggttaaagaTCAACGTAGCAGCAAAAACATTAAGGACAACAAAAATGGTTTTGGTAGGCTGTTGCAAAGGGGCAGTCCACGTAATAATTACATATCTGATCATGCAGTAGCAAAGAGTACTAAGGTCAAATCGGTCACTAGCTCTCCGTCGGCGTGGGCGTTGTCACCGGGACGATCTTCCCCCTGTATGGTACGGCCGGAGTCCTCACCGGAGAATGGAGCTCGGAGGGTGAAATCTAGAGGCATCGGCGGCGGTGTCACCGGATTTTTGAACTACTTTAGGCAGAAGAAAGTGCCACCGGCGCAAGAAGAGGAGTATCACAGGTTTCGAGTTTTGCATAATAGATTGCTGCAGTATAGGTTTGCAAATGCTAGAGCTGAAGCTGCCGCGGCTTCTTTAAAGACTGCTGCTGAG GGTAAAATATTTGGAGTGTGGCTCAGAGTATTAAGAATGAGAAATCTAATTTTAGAGAAGAAAATTGAAGtgcaaaaatttcaacatgaGATCAAGCTATGTCAAATTGTCAATCCACAAATTCGTCTACTCAACGATTGGGCAAAATTGGAGGGGAAAAATATTGAAGCAGTCGGCAGGGttacaagaaaattatcaGCTCTCTGTGTGAAAATCCCTTGTGATGATGATGTTCAG GCAGACGTGAAGTCCATCTATGAGGCCATGAGTACAGCCTCGCAAGTAATGAATGGCATAGAAGCAACAATTACTAAATTCCTGCTCCCACAg GGAGAGAGGATTCTGTATATGCTTACCGAGCTTGTAAGCACGGTGGCGCTTGAAGAAGAATGTTTGGAGGAATTGGATACGATTGTGGCCTCTATATCTCCATTAACGGTGAGCCCTCTTCTAGACTAA